Within the [Enterobacter] lignolyticus SCF1 genome, the region GTTTCCAGCTCCGGAATCGAAATCAGCGGCAGCAGGGCAACGTTCGGGCTGCGGCCCTGAATGGAGTCCAGCAGCGTCTGGTACTTCAGGTTGCTGATGAAAATATGCTTTTCATGCTCAGGCAGCGCCTGGTAGTCAATGCGGTCGCGGGAAACGTCAACCTCTTCCGGACGCCAGAAGAAGGAAAGCTGTTTCTCGATCAGCTTTTCGAAAATGTCATATTTTTGCTGATCGTAGCGCGCCACGTTGACCGGCTGGCCGAAGAACATCGGCTCTTTGAGCTGGTCGTTTTTCGTCTGTGAAAAAGTGGTGTATGCCATTGAGGTGAGTCCTGTTGAGATTTTATTGCCCGGCGGCACTGCGTTTGCCGGGCCTACAAAACCGTAGGCCGGGTAAGCGTAGCGCCACCCGGCGAAGTACTTAAATCTTACATGCGCCGCTTTCGCAGCCGTCGTCCTGAATGGACGGCGCCAGATCGTCCTGCGCGTCTTCTGCGCCATCACGGGTGTTGTGATAGTACAGCGTCTTCACGCCAAATTTATAGGCGTTGAGCAGATCTTTCAGCAGCTGCTGCATCGGCACTTTTCCTGACGGGAAGCGCGTCGGATCGTAGTTGGTGTTGGCGGAAATCGACTGATCGATAAATTTCTGCATAATGCCGACCAGCTGCAGATAGCCGTCGTTGCTCGGCATTTCCCACAGCAGCTCGTAGGCGTTCTGCAGGTTTTCATAATCCGGCACCACCTGGCGCAGAATACCGTCTTTCGACGCCTTGATGCTGACGTGGCCGCGCGGCGGCTCAATGCCGTTGGTGGCGTTGGAGATCTGCGACGAGGTCTCAGACGGCATCAGCGCGGACAGCGTGGAGTTGCGCAGCCCGTGGGTTTTGATGGCTTCACGCAGTCCGTCCCAGTCGTAGTGCAGCGGCTCGTTAACCACGGCATCCAGATCTTTCTTGTAGGTGTCGATCGGCATGATGCCTTTGGCGTAGGTGGTTTCGTTAAACCACGGGCACGCGCCTTGCTCTTTCGCCAGCTCGTTGGAGGCTTTCAGCAGATAGTACTGAATTGCTTCAAACGTTTTGTGCGTCAGGTTGTTGGCGCTGCCGTCGGAGTAGCGTTTGCCGTGCTTCGCCAGATAGTAGGCGAAGTTAATCACGCCGATGCCCAGGGTACGACGGCCCATCGCGCCGCGTTTCGCCGCCGGGATCGGGTAGTCCTGATAATCCAGCAGCGCATCCAGCGCGCGAACCGCCAGCACCGCCAGATCTTCGAGCTCGTCGAGGCCAGAGATGGCGCCAAGGTTGAACGCCGACAGCGTACACAGCGCAATTTCGCCGCTTTCGTCGTTAACGTCTTCCAGCGGTTTGGTCGGCAGCGCGATTTCCAGGCACAGGTTGGACTGACGCACCGGCGCTACCGCCGGGTCGAACGGGCTGTGGGTGTTGCAGTGGTCAACGTTCTGAATATAGATACGGCCCGTAGAGGCGCGCTCCTGCATCATCAGCGAGAACAGCTCGACGGCCTTGATGCGCTGCTGACGGATGCTGGTATCCTGCTCGTATTTGGTGTACAGACGCTCGAACTCGTCCTGGTCGGCGAAGAACGCGTCGTACAGCCCCGGGACGTCCGACGGGCTGAACAGGGTGATGTCTTCGCCTTTCAGCAGGCGGGTGTACATCAGCTTGTTGATCTGCACGCCGTAGTCCATGTGGCGAACGCGGTTAGCGTCGGTGCCGCGGTTGTTTTTCAGCACCAGCAGGCTTTCAACTTCCAGATGCCACATCGGGTAGAAGAGCGTCGCCGCGCCGCCGCGTACGCCGCCCTGGGAGCAGGACTTCACCGCGGTCTGGAAATGCTTATAGAACGGGATACAGCCGGTGTGGAACGCCTCGCCGCCGCGAATCGGGCTGCCCAGCGCGCGGATACGGCCCGCGTTGATGCCGATACCGGCACGCTGCGAAACGTATTTCACAATGGCGCTGGAGGTGGCGTTGATGGAGTCCAGGCTGTCGCCGCACTCGATCAGCACGCAGGAGCTGAACTGGCGGGTTGGGGTACGCACGCCGGACATAATAGGCGTCGGCAGCGAAATTTTGAACGTCGATACCGCGTCATAGAAACGCTTAACGTAGTCCAGACGGGT harbors:
- the nrdA gene encoding class 1a ribonucleoside-diphosphate reductase subunit alpha; translation: MNQSLLVTKRDGRTERINLDKIHRVLDWAAEGLNNVSISQVELRSHIQFYDGIKTADIHETIIKAAADLISREAPDYQYLAARLAIFHLRKKAYGQFEPPALYDHVVKMVELGKYDNHLLEDYTEEEFKQMDGFIDHWRDMNFSYAAVKQLEGKYLVQNRVTGEIYESAQFLYILVAACLFSNYPRETRLDYVKRFYDAVSTFKISLPTPIMSGVRTPTRQFSSCVLIECGDSLDSINATSSAIVKYVSQRAGIGINAGRIRALGSPIRGGEAFHTGCIPFYKHFQTAVKSCSQGGVRGGAATLFYPMWHLEVESLLVLKNNRGTDANRVRHMDYGVQINKLMYTRLLKGEDITLFSPSDVPGLYDAFFADQDEFERLYTKYEQDTSIRQQRIKAVELFSLMMQERASTGRIYIQNVDHCNTHSPFDPAVAPVRQSNLCLEIALPTKPLEDVNDESGEIALCTLSAFNLGAISGLDELEDLAVLAVRALDALLDYQDYPIPAAKRGAMGRRTLGIGVINFAYYLAKHGKRYSDGSANNLTHKTFEAIQYYLLKASNELAKEQGACPWFNETTYAKGIMPIDTYKKDLDAVVNEPLHYDWDGLREAIKTHGLRNSTLSALMPSETSSQISNATNGIEPPRGHVSIKASKDGILRQVVPDYENLQNAYELLWEMPSNDGYLQLVGIMQKFIDQSISANTNYDPTRFPSGKVPMQQLLKDLLNAYKFGVKTLYYHNTRDGAEDAQDDLAPSIQDDGCESGACKI